A stretch of the Archangium violaceum genome encodes the following:
- a CDS encoding YwqG family protein produces the protein MPELPPLPPSLDAWRERIETALAPCVLFTTRDEEDPDMPGCRYGGHPLVPPGTQWPHSPRGPLSFVGQLDFAELASCRGEALPDLPRDGVLALFYDVQEQPWGFDPKDAASSKLLWTPRSADAVALAPPRELEEAGLAFDLPLKLTPRLGLSLPDPWDRRATLPVDEWGQDPADDYTVLRERLTGGEHAHQVGGHPWWIQSDARLEAQLVTHGLYCGDSRGYDSPQARRLEPGANDWSLLWQIGSDDASGFMWGDMGNLYLLIRDADLRARRFDRAWLGLQCG, from the coding sequence ATGCCCGAGCTGCCCCCCCTGCCCCCCTCGCTGGATGCCTGGCGCGAGCGCATCGAGACCGCCCTCGCGCCCTGCGTCCTCTTCACCACCCGGGACGAGGAGGATCCGGACATGCCCGGGTGCCGCTACGGAGGACACCCGCTCGTCCCGCCGGGGACGCAGTGGCCCCACTCTCCCCGCGGCCCGCTCTCCTTCGTGGGTCAGCTCGATTTCGCCGAGCTGGCCTCGTGCCGGGGCGAGGCCCTGCCAGACCTGCCCCGCGACGGTGTCCTCGCCCTCTTCTATGACGTCCAGGAGCAGCCCTGGGGGTTCGATCCGAAGGACGCCGCCTCCTCGAAGCTCCTCTGGACGCCACGAAGCGCGGACGCGGTGGCGCTCGCCCCGCCTCGTGAGTTGGAGGAGGCGGGCCTGGCCTTCGACCTTCCCCTGAAGCTCACGCCCCGGCTCGGCCTGTCCCTGCCGGACCCCTGGGATCGCCGCGCGACCCTCCCCGTGGACGAGTGGGGTCAGGACCCGGCGGATGACTACACCGTGCTGCGCGAGCGCCTCACGGGCGGCGAGCACGCCCACCAGGTCGGAGGCCACCCCTGGTGGATCCAGAGCGACGCGCGCCTGGAGGCCCAGCTCGTCACCCATGGCCTGTACTGCGGCGACTCACGCGGCTACGACTCGCCCCAGGCCCGGCGGCTGGAGCCCGGCGCCAACGACTGGAGCCTGCTGTGGCAGATCGGCTCCGACGACGCGTCCGGCTTCATGTGGGGAGATATGGGCAACCTGTACCTCCTCATCCGGGACGCGGACCTGCGTGCCCGCCGGTTCGACCGGGCCTGGCTGGGCCTTCAGTGCGGGTAG
- a CDS encoding terpene synthase family protein, whose product MSTQNLEGKHFGVVRELQNQYAEAKTPGIPKELLERVQARVKELMPGVMAWRERFPAIAASRLKAATMGCVASEPGATLEQHLLISKVGLLVFAVDDIADGEIGALSDDDIHKVLARYAETARAPESQSWTGVGEAESVGGAVQDVARSLHALPGAKRFLALWQEHFRRMCEAHSTELKDKRRAQQDGTLPTLEHYLDVSRWTCGAPMYHAAALVVLGPDFAGDVLQEPLVERALVEMALLGRWMNDVRSLERERAEGKANGLSLLIAGGMSEAEAEKSAVERAGQHLESLQKVVGQLPEPLRPWGKTLVATGHFSRMFYMQREFHHAESGG is encoded by the coding sequence ATGAGTACGCAGAACTTGGAAGGCAAACATTTCGGAGTCGTTCGGGAGCTTCAGAACCAGTACGCGGAGGCCAAGACCCCGGGCATTCCGAAGGAGCTCCTCGAGCGCGTGCAGGCGCGGGTGAAGGAGCTCATGCCGGGGGTGATGGCGTGGCGGGAGCGCTTCCCGGCCATCGCGGCCTCGCGGCTCAAGGCGGCCACGATGGGGTGTGTCGCCTCGGAGCCCGGAGCGACGCTGGAGCAGCACCTGCTCATCTCCAAGGTGGGGCTGCTGGTGTTCGCCGTGGACGACATCGCGGACGGGGAGATCGGCGCGCTCTCGGACGATGACATCCACAAGGTGCTCGCGCGCTACGCGGAGACGGCGCGCGCGCCCGAGTCCCAGTCGTGGACGGGCGTTGGCGAGGCCGAGTCCGTGGGCGGTGCGGTGCAGGACGTGGCGCGCTCGCTCCACGCACTTCCCGGCGCGAAGCGCTTCCTGGCGCTCTGGCAGGAGCACTTCCGGCGGATGTGCGAGGCCCACTCGACGGAGTTGAAGGACAAGCGCCGCGCGCAGCAGGACGGCACGCTGCCCACGCTGGAGCACTACCTGGACGTGTCGCGGTGGACCTGCGGCGCGCCCATGTACCACGCCGCGGCGCTCGTGGTGCTCGGGCCGGACTTCGCGGGAGATGTCCTCCAGGAGCCGCTCGTCGAGCGCGCCCTCGTGGAGATGGCGCTGCTGGGCCGCTGGATGAATGACGTGCGCAGCCTCGAGCGCGAGCGCGCCGAGGGCAAGGCCAACGGGCTGAGTCTGCTGATCGCCGGAGGCATGTCCGAGGCGGAGGCCGAGAAGTCCGCGGTGGAGCGCGCCGGGCAGCACCTCGAGTCGCTCCAGAAGGTCGTCGGGCAGCTGCCCGAGCCCCTGCGGCCCTGGGGCAAGACGCTGGTCGCGACGGGCCACTTCAGCCGGATGTTCTACATGCAGCGCGAATTCCACCATGCCGAGTCCGGTGGGTAG
- a CDS encoding prenyltransferase/squalene oxidase repeat-containing protein: protein MKRIQDVLVAELHSLISVLGSKGGLMSPSVYDTAQMLRILPPAEGVWPAVDWLLSKQQSDGGWGDPAMPLHRDIPTLAAVLALREYGRRNETRVAIREGVAFVRRQAAMWSTSARMAKDDLPVGGEIVLPGLLDQLDAAGEMHIPRKPYGHLLEFGERKRKSVAKLPVIPGMPWNHCWEITGTEPNAVLVDGSGGISHSPAGTAAWVKAASSKPELEETVVRARRYLANAERACEMGIPGVTSTIYPFERYEQLFSLYALQIAGLLKDPRIEGVVAPVVKEIAGVLGSKGIAMSDYFLQDGDDTAAAVMLLHEFGYPVDLSILYRFQNDNHFVAYAGELHPSPTVTARCIHALMVMGKDVAPFQKFLLERREPDGRWTVDKWNRSWLYTTGHAVIALIGSPYEQEMREAVEAVLVSQHRDGGWSTHGAPNLTETAYAVLMLAYLERQGFNHPGIGASLDRASSWMLDNYRPFARPDTKVKCWIAKELYRVDRIDTIFELSAMLMLDQRKTKERGA from the coding sequence ATGAAACGAATCCAGGATGTCTTGGTGGCGGAGCTGCACTCGTTGATCTCCGTCTTGGGCTCGAAGGGTGGGCTGATGAGCCCGTCCGTCTACGACACGGCCCAGATGCTGCGGATCCTCCCTCCGGCGGAGGGGGTCTGGCCGGCGGTGGATTGGCTGTTGTCGAAGCAGCAGTCGGATGGGGGTTGGGGTGACCCCGCCATGCCGCTCCACCGGGACATCCCGACCCTGGCCGCGGTCCTCGCGCTGCGCGAGTACGGCCGCCGCAACGAGACCCGGGTCGCCATCCGGGAGGGCGTGGCCTTCGTCCGCAGGCAGGCGGCGATGTGGTCCACCTCGGCCAGGATGGCCAAGGACGATCTGCCCGTGGGCGGAGAGATCGTCCTCCCCGGCCTGTTGGATCAGCTCGACGCGGCGGGCGAGATGCACATCCCCCGCAAGCCCTACGGTCATCTGCTGGAGTTCGGTGAGCGCAAGCGCAAGTCGGTGGCGAAGCTGCCCGTCATCCCGGGCATGCCCTGGAACCACTGCTGGGAGATCACCGGCACGGAGCCCAACGCGGTGCTCGTCGATGGCTCGGGTGGCATCAGCCACAGCCCGGCGGGGACGGCGGCGTGGGTGAAGGCCGCCTCGAGCAAGCCGGAGCTGGAGGAGACGGTCGTCCGCGCGCGGAGGTACCTGGCCAATGCCGAGCGCGCGTGCGAGATGGGCATTCCGGGTGTCACGTCGACCATCTACCCGTTCGAGCGCTACGAGCAGCTCTTCTCGCTCTACGCCCTGCAGATCGCCGGTCTCCTCAAGGATCCGCGCATCGAGGGCGTGGTGGCCCCGGTGGTCAAGGAGATCGCCGGTGTCCTGGGGTCCAAGGGCATCGCCATGAGCGACTACTTCCTGCAGGACGGCGATGACACGGCGGCGGCCGTGATGCTGCTGCACGAGTTCGGCTACCCGGTGGACCTGTCCATCCTCTACCGCTTCCAGAACGACAACCACTTCGTCGCCTACGCGGGCGAACTGCACCCGTCACCGACGGTGACGGCCCGCTGCATCCACGCCTTGATGGTGATGGGCAAGGACGTGGCACCCTTCCAGAAGTTCCTGCTGGAGCGCCGCGAGCCGGACGGCCGGTGGACGGTGGACAAGTGGAACCGCTCGTGGCTGTACACGACGGGCCACGCCGTCATCGCGCTGATCGGCTCGCCGTACGAGCAGGAGATGCGCGAGGCGGTCGAGGCCGTGCTCGTGTCCCAGCACCGGGATGGGGGGTGGAGCACCCATGGCGCGCCGAACCTGACGGAGACGGCGTATGCCGTGTTGATGCTCGCCTACCTGGAGCGGCAGGGCTTCAACCACCCGGGCATCGGCGCGTCGCTCGACCGGGCCTCCTCGTGGATGCTGGACAACTACCGCCCCTTCGCCCGGCCCGACACCAAGGTGAAGTGCTGGATCGCCAAGGAGCTGTACCGGGTGGACCGCATCGACACCATCTTCGAACTGAGCGCCATGCTCATGCTCGACCAGCGCAAGACGAAGGAGCGCGGCGCCTGA
- a CDS encoding alpha/beta fold hydrolase yields the protein MITRTLDLGGPVHYMDFGGSGPTMVLVHGLGGSHHNWMMVGEKLARRARVLALDLTGFGLTPLAGRSASVHANQALLDAFIQAVSPSEPVLLMGNSMGGALSVMEAARQPQRVSGLVLVNPAQPSAENTRMERAVFMMFALYAIPGVGEFFVKRRSARYGPEKLARGMLQLCCRDLSRFPEEVVRAHVEFARERYERMPWSDEAFVEAARSLVMMLLRKKKFREMETAIRVPTLLIQGTEDRLVPVANSRELARVRPDWTYVEYQGVGHTPMLEIPEEFLSTVERWLDSQGLATVGDGVKVA from the coding sequence ATGATCACGCGCACACTCGATCTTGGCGGACCCGTTCACTACATGGACTTCGGTGGCTCCGGGCCGACGATGGTGCTGGTGCACGGGCTGGGTGGCTCGCACCACAACTGGATGATGGTGGGGGAGAAGCTGGCCCGGCGCGCGCGGGTGCTGGCGTTGGATTTGACGGGCTTCGGCCTGACGCCGCTCGCGGGACGCTCGGCGAGTGTCCACGCCAACCAGGCGCTGCTGGACGCCTTCATCCAGGCCGTGTCCCCCTCCGAGCCGGTCCTGCTGATGGGCAACTCGATGGGCGGGGCTCTCTCGGTGATGGAGGCGGCCCGCCAGCCCCAGCGGGTATCCGGGCTGGTGCTGGTGAACCCCGCGCAGCCGAGCGCCGAGAACACCCGGATGGAGCGGGCCGTGTTCATGATGTTCGCCCTCTACGCGATCCCGGGGGTGGGCGAGTTCTTCGTGAAGCGGCGCTCGGCCCGGTATGGGCCCGAGAAGCTGGCGCGGGGCATGCTCCAGCTGTGCTGCCGGGACCTGAGCCGCTTCCCGGAGGAGGTGGTACGGGCGCATGTGGAGTTCGCCCGCGAGCGGTACGAGCGGATGCCCTGGTCCGACGAGGCCTTCGTCGAGGCGGCGCGCTCGCTGGTGATGATGCTGCTGCGCAAGAAGAAGTTCCGCGAGATGGAGACGGCGATTCGCGTCCCCACGTTGCTCATCCAGGGCACCGAGGATCGGCTGGTGCCGGTGGCCAACTCGCGCGAGCTGGCCCGGGTGCGGCCGGATTGGACGTACGTGGAATACCAGGGGGTCGGCCACACGCCGATGCTGGAGATTCCGGAGGAGTTCCTCTCCACGGTGGAACGGTGGCTCGACAGCCAGGGCCTGGCGACGGTGGGGGATGGGGTGAAGGTGGCTTAG
- a CDS encoding DUF2934 domain-containing protein: MARAQAKATQTQNTSPQKQVTETPRGAANTNTSRPGPTQEQIARRAYELYLARGGSHGRHEDDWLQAERELRLGR; encoded by the coding sequence ATGGCACGTGCACAAGCCAAGGCGACCCAGACCCAGAACACGTCTCCCCAGAAGCAGGTGACGGAGACCCCGCGCGGCGCCGCCAATACCAACACCAGCCGCCCCGGGCCTACCCAGGAGCAGATCGCCCGGCGTGCCTATGAGCTCTACCTCGCGCGCGGCGGTAGCCACGGCCGTCATGAGGACGACTGGCTCCAGGCCGAGCGCGAGCTGAGGCTCGGACGCTGA
- a CDS encoding cytochrome P450 encodes MEASQPSKSIPRVSGAPLIGNLSEFRASRLDLLLRVSRECGDIGSFRIGPVEVVVISSATLANSLLVGHAEDFNGGPIGRIFMPLVGDKSLIFQDGAPHREQRKLLAPSFHPKRLAEFCQSMTRYTQEAASGWQDGQMLDMVHEMTILTMRIIGKTMFDVDFQNEASDLREAMMVTLEHLDHMSSSAPIPLSWPTARNKRARAAIATIDNSIRAMIDERRRDATDRKDMMSSLLQARNDAGQPIDESQIRAHIVTFFSAGHETTALALSWTWQLLARHPEVYARVRQEVDALGGKTPGFEDLPRLSYLQQVIKESLRLHPTIFMIARAAVRDVEIEGYPIRKGQMVLIPPYCIHRNPEYFPDPERFQPERFEPEREKSRPKQSYMPFGSGPHTCIGSHFAMMETQLIMATMLQQLDLELPAGEQVKPQVLTVSLRPSAYKMRVKRRGSDAPQTKVA; translated from the coding sequence ATGGAAGCTTCCCAGCCCTCCAAGTCCATCCCCCGCGTCTCGGGGGCTCCCCTCATTGGCAACCTGTCCGAGTTCCGCGCCAGCCGGCTGGATCTGCTGCTGCGCGTGAGCCGGGAGTGCGGCGACATCGGGTCCTTCCGTATCGGCCCCGTCGAGGTCGTGGTGATCAGCTCCGCCACGCTCGCCAACTCCCTGCTGGTCGGCCATGCGGAGGACTTCAACGGAGGCCCCATTGGCCGCATCTTCATGCCGCTGGTGGGAGACAAGAGCCTCATCTTCCAGGACGGAGCCCCCCACCGGGAGCAGCGCAAGCTGCTGGCGCCCAGCTTCCACCCGAAGCGGCTGGCCGAGTTCTGCCAGTCCATGACGCGCTACACCCAGGAGGCCGCCTCGGGTTGGCAGGACGGGCAGATGCTCGACATGGTCCATGAGATGACCATCCTGACCATGCGCATCATCGGGAAGACCATGTTCGACGTGGACTTCCAGAACGAGGCGTCCGATCTGCGCGAGGCGATGATGGTGACGCTGGAGCACCTGGATCACATGAGCTCCAGCGCGCCCATCCCCCTGTCCTGGCCGACCGCCCGCAACAAGAGGGCCCGTGCGGCGATCGCCACCATCGACAACAGCATCCGGGCGATGATCGACGAGCGGCGCCGTGACGCCACGGACCGCAAGGACATGATGAGCTCGCTGCTGCAGGCGCGTAACGACGCCGGCCAGCCCATCGACGAGTCGCAGATCCGCGCCCACATCGTGACCTTCTTCAGCGCCGGGCACGAGACGACCGCCCTTGCCCTGAGCTGGACCTGGCAGCTGCTGGCCCGCCACCCCGAGGTGTACGCCAGGGTCCGGCAGGAAGTGGACGCGCTCGGCGGAAAGACCCCGGGCTTCGAGGATCTGCCCCGGCTGAGCTACCTGCAGCAGGTCATCAAGGAGTCGCTGCGCCTGCACCCCACCATCTTCATGATCGCCCGCGCCGCCGTGCGCGACGTGGAGATCGAGGGCTACCCCATCCGCAAGGGGCAGATGGTGCTGATTCCGCCCTACTGCATCCACCGCAACCCGGAGTACTTCCCGGACCCGGAGCGCTTCCAGCCCGAGCGCTTCGAGCCCGAGCGCGAGAAGAGCCGCCCCAAGCAGAGCTACATGCCCTTCGGCTCCGGCCCCCACACCTGCATCGGCAGCCACTTCGCGATGATGGAGACGCAGCTCATCATGGCGACGATGCTCCAGCAGTTGGATCTCGAGCTGCCCGCGGGTGAGCAGGTCAAGCCCCAGGTGCTCACGGTGTCGCTGCGCCCCTCCGCGTACAAGATGCGGGTGAAGCGCCGCGGCAGCGACGCCCCCCAGACGAAGGTGGCGTAG
- the mutY gene encoding A/G-specific adenine glycosylase: MSPPRKRKESSAERLVEPGRRESLRTRLLEWYDRQKRDLPWRRTRDPYAIWLSEVMLQQTQVATVIPYWERFLQRFPTVESLAAAPLPDVLALWRGLGYYSRARNLHGAAQEVVARFGGRLPPTAAELLTLPGFGRYTAGAVASIAFGEPAPLVDGNVARVLSRVFEVEGAPGDRAREARLWALATELVHGERPGDFNQALMEHGATVCRPESPLCLLCPVREECLAYRHGRVDELPPARVRAAPKRMTLAVAVWAHEGRLLLARRAEKGLFGGLWELPAAEVDDDTPDTESASRLAKALGADITVRGHLGTVRRQLTHRALSLRLLRVTGPTHPTHAPSFRELRWCTPDEASSLGMSTAMHKALEAAIAAGALRA; encoded by the coding sequence ATGAGCCCTCCGCGCAAGCGCAAGGAGTCCTCCGCCGAGCGACTCGTCGAGCCCGGACGCCGCGAGTCGCTGCGCACGCGGCTGCTCGAGTGGTACGACCGGCAGAAGCGCGACCTGCCCTGGCGCCGCACGCGCGACCCCTACGCCATCTGGCTCAGCGAGGTGATGCTCCAGCAGACCCAGGTGGCCACCGTCATCCCCTACTGGGAGCGATTCCTCCAGCGCTTCCCCACGGTGGAGTCCCTGGCCGCCGCGCCGCTGCCGGACGTGCTCGCCCTGTGGCGGGGGCTCGGCTACTACTCGCGCGCGCGCAACCTGCACGGCGCCGCCCAGGAGGTGGTGGCCCGCTTCGGCGGCAGGCTGCCCCCCACCGCCGCCGAGCTGCTCACCCTCCCCGGCTTCGGCCGCTACACCGCGGGGGCCGTGGCCTCCATCGCCTTCGGCGAGCCCGCCCCGCTGGTGGATGGCAACGTGGCCCGCGTCCTCTCCCGCGTCTTCGAGGTGGAGGGAGCCCCGGGAGACCGCGCCCGCGAGGCCCGGCTGTGGGCGCTCGCCACGGAGCTCGTCCACGGCGAGCGGCCCGGCGACTTCAACCAGGCCCTCATGGAACACGGCGCCACCGTGTGCCGTCCGGAGAGCCCCCTGTGCCTCCTGTGTCCCGTGCGCGAGGAGTGTCTCGCCTACCGCCACGGCCGCGTGGACGAGCTGCCCCCGGCCAGGGTTCGCGCCGCGCCCAAGCGGATGACACTCGCCGTGGCCGTCTGGGCCCATGAGGGCCGGCTGCTGCTCGCGCGCCGCGCGGAGAAGGGCCTCTTCGGTGGACTGTGGGAGCTGCCCGCCGCGGAGGTGGACGACGACACGCCCGACACGGAGTCCGCCTCCCGCCTGGCCAAGGCACTCGGCGCGGACATCACCGTACGGGGACACCTCGGCACCGTGCGCCGGCAGCTCACCCACCGCGCCCTCTCGCTCCGGCTCCTGCGCGTGACGGGACCCACGCACCCCACCCACGCGCCCTCCTTCCGCGAGCTGCGCTGGTGCACCCCGGACGAGGCCTCCTCGCTCGGCATGAGCACCGCGATGCACAAGGCCCTCGAGGCCGCTATCGCCGCCGGAGCACTCCGCGCCTGA
- a CDS encoding methyl-accepting chemotaxis protein yields the protein MQSDEIKSLTKKIYNAYQVNNMLGAAPLVLTFAILLGIKSGKETTTAIILAGIISAVFGVVPNLVTSSELKKAFEPTDPETRLRLLLKVPRILEWKILGALLAFAAAYISTLVIMFDKSVLSIPWGLTLMYLINSLMWIQVRLSIESYLRPYAMKEFHRIPSPNIKDRGYLWPRQEWFLPYAFGIFIACTVATMLTIIFKSAEGMMPEMAANMSGMSSEQLEGYLKQSLGMLARQLMVPLVVVGVYILLNAASSAWRVARHQVEGARAVQESIEALVSGTPRLPAWVSTDEIGDLAQATSKAFAKLRALSLALKESAQSLGSSAQELGMSTTKQTEVLSRQAAALQETQVTAQEIKETSTLAFQKAENVLKETERADAISRSGEEVLEQSLSGLESIRQQVMEMARRIKELDGRTRQIGNITTTVKDLADQSNMLALNAAIEAVRSGEHGKGFAVVAREIRMLADQSIKATRNVRELLQDISTAIRTTVEITERGSARIDSSLGQVREFGNNIRQLSGIVRENAASVRQISAAVAQQNAGISQIFQAVNELSTMMDQTMTRLRSSEEAMNVVQGVVERVTGFVGEYEWESEELAKQATVSRSEPTA from the coding sequence ATGCAATCGGACGAAATCAAAAGCCTCACCAAGAAGATCTACAACGCCTACCAGGTGAACAACATGCTGGGGGCGGCTCCGTTGGTCCTCACGTTCGCCATCCTCCTCGGAATCAAGTCGGGGAAGGAGACGACGACCGCCATCATCCTGGCGGGCATCATCTCCGCGGTGTTCGGCGTCGTTCCCAACCTGGTCACGAGCTCCGAGCTCAAGAAGGCTTTCGAACCGACCGATCCCGAGACCCGGCTGCGGCTGCTCCTCAAGGTCCCCCGCATCCTCGAGTGGAAGATCCTGGGCGCGCTCCTGGCCTTCGCGGCCGCCTACATCTCGACGCTCGTCATCATGTTCGACAAGAGCGTCCTGTCGATCCCCTGGGGCCTCACGTTGATGTACCTCATCAACTCGCTCATGTGGATCCAGGTGCGGCTCTCCATCGAGAGCTATCTGCGTCCGTACGCGATGAAGGAGTTCCATCGCATCCCGTCGCCGAACATCAAGGACAGGGGCTACCTCTGGCCGCGCCAGGAGTGGTTCCTCCCCTACGCGTTCGGCATCTTCATTGCCTGCACCGTGGCGACGATGCTCACCATCATCTTCAAGAGCGCCGAAGGCATGATGCCGGAGATGGCCGCCAACATGAGCGGCATGTCGTCCGAGCAGCTCGAGGGCTACCTGAAGCAGAGCCTGGGCATGCTGGCCAGGCAGCTGATGGTGCCGCTGGTGGTCGTCGGCGTGTACATCCTGCTCAACGCCGCCAGCTCCGCGTGGCGCGTGGCGCGCCACCAGGTGGAGGGCGCCCGGGCCGTCCAGGAGTCCATCGAGGCCCTGGTGTCCGGTACGCCCAGGCTGCCGGCGTGGGTGAGCACGGATGAGATCGGCGATCTGGCGCAGGCGACGAGCAAGGCCTTCGCGAAGCTCCGCGCGCTCTCGCTCGCCCTGAAGGAGTCCGCGCAGAGCCTGGGCAGCTCGGCCCAGGAGCTGGGCATGTCCACCACGAAGCAGACCGAGGTGCTCTCCCGTCAGGCCGCCGCGCTCCAGGAGACCCAGGTCACCGCCCAGGAGATCAAGGAGACCTCCACCCTGGCCTTCCAGAAGGCCGAGAACGTCCTCAAGGAGACCGAGCGCGCCGACGCCATCAGCCGCTCCGGCGAGGAGGTCCTCGAGCAGAGCCTCAGCGGCCTGGAGAGCATCCGCCAGCAGGTGATGGAGATGGCCCGGCGCATCAAGGAGCTGGACGGAAGAACGCGGCAGATCGGCAACATCACCACCACGGTGAAGGACCTGGCCGACCAGTCCAACATGCTCGCGCTCAACGCCGCCATCGAGGCCGTGCGCTCGGGCGAGCACGGCAAGGGCTTCGCCGTCGTGGCCCGTGAAATCCGCATGCTGGCCGACCAGTCCATCAAGGCCACGCGCAACGTGCGCGAGCTGCTCCAGGACATCAGCACCGCCATCCGCACCACGGTGGAGATCACCGAGCGCGGTTCGGCGAGGATCGACAGCAGCCTCGGTCAGGTGCGCGAGTTCGGAAACAACATCCGCCAGCTGTCGGGCATCGTCCGGGAGAACGCCGCCTCGGTCCGGCAGATCTCCGCCGCGGTCGCCCAGCAGAACGCGGGCATCAGCCAGATCTTCCAGGCCGTCAACGAGCTGTCCACGATGATGGATCAGACCATGACGCGGCTGCGCTCCTCGGAGGAGGCGATGAACGTCGTCCAGGGCGTGGTCGAGCGCGTCACCGGTTTCGTGGGCGAGTACGAGTGGGAGAGCGAGGAGCTGGCCAAGCAGGCCACCGTCTCCCGTTCCGAGCCCACGGCCTAG